The Chlamydiota bacterium genome includes the window CGGCTCGTCGTTTCGGCGGATTCGCGGTACGAGAATATCGCCGTGGGCGCGCGCGCCGGGCAGTACGACGTCTTCGGGAGCGGGCAGTACTACTTCTCCTTCCCGGACCCGTACGGCGCGGCGGCCGCGGGCCACGCGATCATGCTCGCGCACCCCGCCCCGCGGCGGGTGCTGCTGATCGGCGGCGGCGCGGGGGGGATGCTCGCCTCCATCCTCGCGCACCGGCCGTCGCGCGTGGACCTCGTCGAGCTCGACCCGGCGCTCCTGGATGTCGTCGGGCCGCGCCTCGACGCCGCGGCCGCGCGGGCCCTGCGCGACCCCGTCGTCCGCCTCCGATTCGGCGACGGCAGGCGCTACGTCAAGCAGACCGGCGTGCGCTACGACCTTTGCATCGTGAACGTCCCCGACCCCTCCACCGCGATGCTGAACCGCTTCTACACCCGCGACTTCTACCGGGAGGCGCGCCGGATCCTCGCCCCGGGCGGCGTCCTCGCGGCGCGACTGAGCGCCCCCGCGGACTACTACGGGGGGGAGACGGGCGACTACGCGGGTTCGGTCTACGCCACGCTGCGCTCGGTCTTCCCGTATCTGGCGGTGGCGCCCGGCGAGGAGAACTGGTTCTTCGCCTCCGCCGACCCCGGGGCGGTCAGCGGCGACCTCGACATCCTGCGGCCTCGATGGGAGGCGCGCGGCATCGAGACGCCTCTCTTCAGCGCGCGCCACCTCCTCGCCTGGTGGCTCCCCGAGCGCGTCCTGTTCACGAAGGATGCGCTCGAGGGCCGTGCGGACGCGCGCATCAACACCGACCTCAGGCCGGTGACCTACTACCTCAACCTGATCCTCTGGGCCCGTTTCTCCGGCTCCCCGATCGTCTCGGCGCTCCGGGCGCTCGAGAGGGGCGGGCCGGCCTGGTATCTCGGCCCGATCCTGGCCCTCCTGGGGCTGCGGCTTGCCTGGCTCGCCGCGTCGGGGAGAAGAGGGCCGCGGCAGGACGGGTTCCACGCCCTCCTCGCCGTCGGCGCCGTCGGGTTCAGCGCGATGGCGCTGGAACTCGTGCTCATCTTCACATTCCAGAGCGTCTACGGCCACGTCTACCGGATGATCGGCCTGATCGTCGCCCTGTTCATGGCGGGGCTCGCCTGCGGGGCAGGCGCCGCGACGCGCCTGGCGGTGCGTCCGGGGAAGCAATGCGTGCGGGCGCTCGCGGGGGTGGCGGCGGCCCTCGCCGTCCACGCGGCGGCGGTCCCCTGGATCGTGCGCCTCGTGTCGCCGCTCCCCGCGGGCTCGGAGTGGGTCTTCTTCGCCCTCGTCTGGGGCAGCGGCGCCCTGACCGGGGCTGCGTTCCCGCTCGCGGCGGCGGTCTGTGTGCGCCGCGCCGCCGATACCGGGAGGGCGGCGGCGCGCGTGAACGGTTTCGACAATCTCGGCGCCTGCCTCGGCGCCTTCCTCGCCGGCGTCGTCTTCGTCCCTCTCCTCGGCCTCGTCTCGACCTGCCTGCTGCTCGCCGTCATGAACGCCGCCGGCGCGGCGCTTCTCGCGGCGGGAACGGGAGGGGCGAGGCTCAGTAGACGAGGGTGAAGAGCGTATCCCCGCGTCTGAGCTTCACGCGGTCGCTCAGGATCTCCACGACCTCCGCGTCCTCGATCCGGTCCCCCACCTTCAGCATCCGGTCGTTGATGATCGCCCACGACCGGCTGCCGCTGCGGCTCAATCCCCGCAGACGCAGCGCGGGGAGATGCGCCTCCGCCTCCGGCGCGGCGGAGGGGGGGGCGGGCTCGGCCGGCTCCGGGGGGAGGGAGGCGGCGGGGAGGATGCTCCTGGGCTCCAGCGTCACCTCGGCCATCGGACCCGGCGCGGCGGCGTCCCGGGCGGGGGGGGGCTCCGCGGGGGGGGGAGGGACGAGATGCAGGAGGCGGAACAGGACGGCGGCGGCGAACACAACGGCGGCAGAAACGGCGAGAGGCGCGGGGAGGCGCCGCCGCCCCGCAGGCGGCTGCTGCCCGCCGGGGGGATCGAGGGCCGGCGAAGCGCCTTCCCTCTTCTCCGTCTCGATCTTCCGAAGCGCTTCGAAGATGATGCTCATCGCACCGTTCCCGGCGCCCTACGGCGCGGCCGCCGCCGTGAGCTCCGGCTCCCCCTCGATCTCCCTGATGCTGGTCCGGACGATCTTGGCCTTGATCGTGGCGGTGCCGAGCACGAAGCCGGCGAGCAGCGCCTTGTCGCAGACCGTATTGATGAGGCGCGGCACCCCGCCGGAGTAGTCGTAGACGAGATCGACCGCCCGCCGGTCGAAGACGACCCGCCCCCCGCCGCCGGCGACCCGCAAACGGTGCTCGATATACGCCGAGACCTCGCCGCGCTGCAGCGGGGAGAGGTGGAACCGGATGGAGATCCGCTGCCGGAGCTGGAGGAGCGACTTCGAGTCGAGCTTCTTCCTGAGCTCCGGCTGGCCGACGAGGACGATCTGGAGCAGCTTCTCCTCGGCGGTCTCGAGGTTGGAGAGCATCCGGATCTGCTCGAGCTGCCCCGCGCTCAGGTTCTGCGCCTCGTCGATGATCAGCACCGCGTTATTCCCCTCGCGCACCTGGGCGATGAGGAAGGCGTTCAAGGCGCGCATCAGATTCATCCGGCCCCTTCCCGGGAGCGGGATCCCGAAATCCTCGATGACGGCGTGGATGAGCTGGGACTCGGTCAGGTTCGAGTTGAGGATGAAGGCGGTCTTCACGCGGTCGTCGAGCCGGGAGAGGAGGGCGCGGCAGAGGGTCGTTTTCCCGGTGCCGACCTCCCCGGTGATGGAGAGGAACCCTTTCCGTTCCGCGATCCCGTACTGGAGGAAGCTCAGCGCCTCCCGGTGCTGGGGGCTCGGGAACAGGAAGCCGGGGTCGGCCGTGAGGTTGAACGGGTGCTTCCGGAATCCGTAGAAGGAGAGGTA containing:
- a CDS encoding general secretion pathway protein GspB, producing MSIIFEALRKIETEKREGASPALDPPGGQQPPAGRRRLPAPLAVSAAVVFAAAVLFRLLHLVPPPPAEPPPARDAAAPGPMAEVTLEPRSILPAASLPPEPAEPAPPSAAPEAEAHLPALRLRGLSRSGSRSWAIINDRMLKVGDRIEDAEVVEILSDRVKLRRGDTLFTLVY
- a CDS encoding AAA family ATPase; this translates as MYLSFYGFRKHPFNLTADPGFLFPSPQHREALSFLQYGIAERKGFLSITGEVGTGKTTLCRALLSRLDDRVKTAFILNSNLTESQLIHAVIEDFGIPLPGRGRMNLMRALNAFLIAQVREGNNAVLIIDEAQNLSAGQLEQIRMLSNLETAEEKLLQIVLVGQPELRKKLDSKSLLQLRQRISIRFHLSPLQRGEVSAYIEHRLRVAGGGGRVVFDRRAVDLVYDYSGGVPRLINTVCDKALLAGFVLGTATIKAKIVRTSIREIEGEPELTAAAAP